GATGTTGGTCTCAATTATGCCCAAGACTGGGGCTTGCTTCACTTACGCAGAATCTGATACTTTCGCGCGTGTGGACATACTTGTTTAACTCAACATTATAATGATACAATTGAGATATACTTCCTGAATATATTATCGGTATTCAAGTCGTGCAGGAAGAAGGAGGAGGGTGCCGTGCAACAGACTTGGCCGGAATGCAAAGCATGCCCACAGGGTAGCTTGCTTCCATTATCCGACTTCGGAAGTCAGGGAGCGCCGATTCACTACAAGGCTTGGGTGTGCAGCGATCCCGATTGCGGGTTCAACATCAAAATCCGCAACGGCGATGTGTACCTGAACGAGCCCATAGCCAACGGCGCAGCTCATATCCCACGCATGCGGTAGGCATTCGCAGGCTCTCCCCAAGTCTCCAATTACGCTCTTGCATTAGATGCGGCGGATTTGTGCGCCATATCGCGTATCCTGACCATCGATGTCTATTTCCGAACCGGCAGCGACTAGCGCATGAGAACCAGCCAGCAGCACAGCGACAATACGCGGCGTCCCGTTCGCCGGCGCAATTTGACGCTCGGCATTGCGATGGTAGTGGTGGGCGCGCTGCTGCTGACCATCGTCAGCGGCTACTTCGCCTACGCCACAAGCGCACGCTCGCAGCTCGGCGACCTCAATTATGTTGTGGCGGCGCAGTCCGCGCAGTCCACGCTCGCCAATCCGTCTGCTCCGGCCGGCGCGTCGTTTGCATCGTCGTCATCGTCTTCTACCATGTCGTCCGCGCCTTTGCTCAGCAATCCTGTCGTCGCTCCGGCGCAAGGCACAACGACTGGTGCATCGGTGACAACATCATCGGGCAGCGCCGCCGTAAACCTGCCTGTCAACGCGGGTTCGCAAGCAGGCGCCGTCAGCCCGGCGCAGTCATCAAACCATACTGGCCCGACTGGTCCGACCAGTCCGGCGAGTCCCGCCAATCAGGAAGAATCCACTTTGCCGCCGTCGAGCTACACTGCGCTCTATCCTGCGTCGCACATTCACCCCAAGTTCTGGGCGCAGCCGCTTTGGGCAGGCGGCGAGCCGTATGTGTACAACCCGGACGGTGGCGGCAGCGGATTGCCGGACGGATTCCGCGCGGTGTCGGCGGTGGATGACGCGCTGCTTCGGGGTTCGGGCAGCGCAACCACGCGCATCGCCATTCCGCTGATAGATGTCGATTCGGAGACGAAGGAACTGTCCATATTGAACTTAGGTGACAGCAGAGCGTACGAGACGCCGAAGAATCTGGTGGGACACATACCACAGTCGCCGAACCCGGGAGAACGCGGCAATGCGTGGTATTTCGGACACTTGGAAAGCCCGATTAGGGGCGAAGGCAACGTGTTCCAGCGTCTGCCGGAGATACCCGACCTGCTGCGAGACGGCGACGATGTGTTCGTGGAGTTGGAGAACGAAGACGGCAGCATATTCCTGTACAAGATCACTCGCACCGAGGTGTTGCACCAGGACGAGCTCGAACTCTACGGCGCAGATGTAGCGCAGCTAACGCTAGTAGCCTGCGTCCCTCGCCTAGTTTACGACCACCGTATAGTCGTAACCGCGGAATTGGTGGGCATCAAATACGCGCCGGGCGTGGTTCACTAACATTGATGGACAGGAAGGGCAGGATTGGGGCGGAGATGGGATGAATGAGCGAAAATTACCGATGCGAGCCTGCCGGCGACAGCACATCCTGCATTACGGCGATGAAGTTGCGGGTGGGCGTGGAGACTGTTTTGCCCTTTAGCGTTACGATGCCCGCTTGATCGACGGGCAGGAAGTTTGCCAGGCTTATGACGCCTACGCGCTGCGAGTCGTCCGGCTCTATCGACAGACGGGGTCCCACCGATATGCCCATGCCCAGCTCGACATACCGCTTGATCATGTCCATGCTGTCCAGCTCGACTATTATGTCGTAGTCCACGCCGCGCCGCTTGAACTCTTCCTCCAAAATCTGCCGCGTGTGCGTGCCGCGTCCCATTAGAATGAGCGGCGACCCCGCTATCTGCTCCAGCGACTGCAGCGGCTCGCGCATTAGCGGATGGTCCAGCGGCGTTATCAGCACGCGCTCGTACAGGAACAGCCCCTGAAACTCCAGCGACTCACTCTTCTCCGCGTGCTGCACCACGCCTAGGTCAACATCGCCGCTCTCCACCATTTGCAGCACCTCGGTGCGCGTGCCGGAGCGCACCCGCAGGTGAACACGCGGATAGCGGTTCAGGAACACGCGCACCACGCGCAGCAGCGTATGCGGGATGATGTCCGGCGTGGACGCGATGTGCACCGGGCCCTCTTCTTCGGCGAGCGCGGTCATTGTCGGCAGCGCGTCGATGCCTTCAACCAGCGGCGTAACGATGTCCGCCAATCGCTGTCCGGCGAGCGTGAGCTGTATGGGACGCTTCACCCGGTCGAACAGCGTCATATTCAGTTCTTCTTCCAATTTCTTGATGTGCGTCGTAACCGTAGGCTGCCCCAACCCAAGTTCCCGTGCCGCCCGTGAAATGCTCCGCAGGCGCGCCGCCGTGCTGAAGCTCCTCAGTTCCCGAATTTCCATTTGTTGATAGACCTCTGCAAGAATGTAGAACCATGTTGTCATTGCTGTAACAAATATAACATATTCAGTAATATATCTTCAAGTAATGCTATGGATTGCCTATGATGGATACATACCGCAAGTGAACTGCCAAACGTGGCAGAATGAAACGGTATTCTGCAAACCTTGAAGGCAAGGAGGTTGCACATGATTGACAGATTCGTAGGTTCTATTCGGGGAATCCGCCGCCACCGTACGGGGCTGGATTCCTACATCGCCGCCGTGCAGAACGACAGGCGCCCGGTCGGCCCCAAGTACGACGAAGCCCGCAAGGACTTCAACAACCGCATCCGCGGCGAAATAAGCGGATTCCTAAGTTAGCCGCAAGATAGTCGCCCATAAGGGCAAATGAAAACAGGCGGGGGCAGTCAAATAGGCTGCTCCCGCTTCTTCGTTTGTCCCGGTTTGTCGTGGTTTGTCCCATTAGGGCAACGCAACGCCGTCACTCCCCCGCAGCCATCCCGTCTTCCCCCAGCACGCGCGCTCTTACTCTGCGGGTTTCGATTTCGATCTGCGTTAGGAGCGCTTCTTCTTCCTCTTGCTCTAGTTCCATGGCGCGCAGGACTATTGCCGCCTCTCGCATGTATTGGCGGCGCAGCCAGCGATAGTCTTCTTCGGCCAGGCTGCCTATCGCGTACTCCAGCTCGGCGCTGCGGACGCCGTCTAGCGCGGCATCCCAACGGCGTTGCAGCGTTGCCATAGGCGAACTCTCGTCGTCCAGCCACTCGGCGCTTTCGCCACGATGCAGAAATGGGTACGCGATGATGACGGCAGGTATCAGCGCCAGCAGCACGGCAATTAACACAAGCATTGTCCGCTATGCCCTCGCTGCCTGCGCGCCGGATGGCACGCGCACTACAGCCGGCTCAGGACGCCTCGAGGGCCAAAGCCCGACCAGTATGCCCAGCGCCAGCACAGGACCGGACGCCCACATCCACCAGACCATCGGGTTTATCAGCACGCGGAATACCGCTTGGTCGTCCGCGCCGAATTCGGACGGCACGATGTAGAAGTCTTCGATGGGCGTGCTGCGAATTGCGCCCTTTGTGGACGCTATGCTGAATGTCGGGTAGAACGCGCGGAACGCCTCCATCCTGCCTGAGAATCGCTCGCCCTTCCACACATCGAACGCCGCTATCGACTCCGCTCTGTCGGTATGCACCGTGTGCACCGCGCCGACATACTTGAATGTGTAATCGCCGAACGCCTGCACATCGCCGGGCAGCATCACGATGTCGCGCTGCGCGCTGAAGAACGAAGACGCCACCACTCCAACAGCAAGCATGGATATGCCGATATGCACGATGTATCCGCCGTAGCGCGGGCGATTGCCGGACAGCAGGTTCAGGAACGCCACCGGATACGCCTCGCCGCGTCTGTGTCGCGATCGCGTGCCACGATACCACTCGCTCGCTATGCCGCCGACCGCCAAGCCAACGGCAGCGAACCCAAGCAGCGCGAATGGCTGACGCACGCCCACGATCAGCAGCGCGACGACTACCAGCAAGGCGGTAACGACCGGCGCTCGCAATGCCCGTATCAGGCTTTGCGTGGTGGATCGGCGCCACGGCAGCAGCGGCCCTATGCCCATCAGCGCGATTATTACCAGCAGGATGGGCCCATTCACGCGATCGAAGAACGGCCGACCGACAGTAATCACCGTGTCGTCCGCAGCCTCGCTGAACACCGGGAATATCGTGCCCCACAGCGTTACGAACGCGACTGTGAGAAACAGGATGTTCTGCCCCAGGAACGAACTCTCGCGGGATACGAAAGATTCTAGGCGCGCGCGGCTCCGCAACGAGTCGTATCGCCACATGAAGACCGCGATGGATATGAGCAGCGTCCCCGCCATGAATGCGAGGAACAGCCAGCCCATCGTGCTTTGCGCGAACGAATGCACGGACGGCACCGGACCGCCGCGGTTGATGAACATGCCCATCTGCGCCATCGTGAACGCAGTGATGATGAGCGCCATGTTCCACATGCGGAACATCCCGCGCCGCTTTTGCACCATTATGGAATGCACGAAGGCGGTCATCGCGAGCCACGGCATAAGCGCGGAGTTTTCCACCGGGTCCCAAGCCCAGTAGCCGCCCCAGCCGAGTATCGTGTACGCCCACCAGCTTCCGAGCAGCAGCCCGAGCGTCAGCACCAGCCACGACACCATGCCCCACAGCCTGCCGAGATCGACCCATTCGTCTCTGCCGCCGCGCCTTGCCGCAAGCGCGCCCATCGCTATGCTGAACGGCACGGCGACCAGCACCAAGCCCGCCATTTGCAGCGGCGGGTGGATGAACATGCCAAAATGCACCAGCAGCGGGTTGATGCCCTGCCCGTCCGGCGGCGTTACCGGCAGGCGTTCCAGAGGGTTGGCGAGGAACAACATTATGGCGAGGAAGAACGCCAGTATCAGCGCCATCACGCCGAGCGCGTAGGGCGTGGTGTGCGGCAAACGCTTGCGTATCGTCAGCACGGCGATGGCGGATACGACCGCCAGCACCAGCGCCAAGTAGAGCAGCGACCCCGCGTTGCCCGCGTAAAACGCGACCCATGTGTAGATGTGCGACATCGCCAGATTGCTGTTTTCTGCGACATAGCGCACGCTGAAATCGCGCGTAACGAAGGCGTACACCAGCGCGGCAGTGGAGACGAACAGCAGCATGGGCACGGAGTAGAAGCCGTAGCGCGCGCTCGCCGTCAAGTCCGGAATGCGCTGCCACGCGCCCACGAACGAGGCGAGCGCGGCATACGCCGTAACCACCATCGCAATCACAAGCGCCAGCTGCCCAGCATCAACCATGCTTAACTTCCTTGTTCATCCCTACCCTGCCCATCAATGTTAGTATCGGATACCGACAATTCCACGCGGTCGTAATACGCCTGCAAATCATCGTCCGAGAGCGCGGACTGCATGTCGCCCGCATCGTAGTCCGGGTCCGGCTTGCGGCGCATATTGCGCACGACCAAGACGAACACGGCGAGCGCGGCGGCGACGCCCATCGGCGGCAATATCCACACGGCAAGCGACACGCCTTCGGTCGGCGGCTGCAGCAGCACGCTGGGGCCGTATCGTTCAACGAAGAACTCGCGCACCTGCTCGTCGGTCCAGCCTTCTGAGAGCTTTTCGTCCACAATGCCGCGCATCTGCACGGCGAGCGCGACCTGCGACTGGTCTATCGATTCGCCTGGGCACACCGGACACATGATAGACCGATTCAATGCCTGCGCGCGCTGCTCCGCCGGCGGCACGTCCGCCCGTGCATTCGAGCAGCCCACCGCGAACAGCGCCGCCGCCATCACTATTATTATGCCAAGCCAACTATTGCCCATAAACATTTACACGGATATACCAGGATATTTCGGTTGTCATCCTGAACGAAGTGAAGGGTCTAAAATCGCTGTGTGAAAACATGCCTGTCCGTAGTCAACGCGTTTAGACTTCTCGCTTCGCTCGAAATGACATGAATAATCGAAAGATCCTACGAATATACAGGATGGGCAAGATGTCGGCTTGGCATGTTGATGCCGTATCCTATCTATCCTGTCCATCCTGTTCGTTTAGGGTTCTACTTCAGCGCTTCAGCCGCGTCGAACGCCTGCCTGCCCCACGAGTTTGCGCCGACAGCCGAGAACAACCTGTTCGCGATAGTCCTAGCTACGCCCGCGGGACCTTCAATATCGGGATATTCGTCTGCGCCGGGGTGTATGAAGCGGACTAATGCTACCGTCAGATTCCGAGCGTCGATGAACCTAGCGTCGGTTAATTTTCTCTCCTCGCCACTCGACAGATAATCCACATGCAAGCCGAGCATGTCATGGCCTATCTGATTTGCTATGAAAGCCTGCTCATGGTCATTTATGTTACCGTCAACGATAGTCCCGAATTCACTCAGCGCGGTCGAGTAATTCAGACCGTGCCAACGCGCATTATCGACGATGTCGTATCTGGTGGCGATACAGACGATTGCGACATCCGATGTCGTGGCTTCAAGCCGGATTAGGTACTCCTGAACGATTCCATAGTAATTGCTGCGATATGTAAACGGACCGTACTCAACGACAGTCTCATAGTCACCGATATGACTCAGGTCATCCGCGTTGCAAGCGGCTTCCTTGATGTCCGGAGCAGGCGGAGCAGGCGGTGTCGGTGTCGGTATTGGGGTGGGAGTGGCAGGCGGTGTCGGTGTCGGCGTGACCGTTCCCTCCATTTGCACCGTCAGCGTGAAGTCTCCGCCTTCGTTCGGATTGTATGTCGTCGCTTCGATGGTATAGTCGCCTGCCGCAAGTTCCTGCGATAGTTCGGATATCGTGGAACTGCCGCCGTCCTCCACTATCGCGCCGTCCGGACCATGCCCGGAGCGAATGTACAGATATGTGTTTATTTCCGATTCCAGCGTGACATCCACAACGGTATTGCCCGTGAGCGTGAATGTATAGAACCGTGCGTAGCGGTCGCCCTCGCCACCCGGAGCCGCCGTAGAAGAGAGGCAGTCCGCAGTCCACGAGCCGTCTATCGTCGCAGGGCCGGTCAGCGCTGCGATGCAGACATCGTCGGGTATCGGCGTGGCTGTGGGCGTGCTCGTGGGAGTAGGTATGATCGATGTCACATCGCTAGGCAGCTTGGCGAAGCCGTAGCCCCAAGTATTGTTGGGAACGGAGCCGCGCGCTTCAGCGTTGCTCTTCAGGTAATCGGCAATTTGTGCAGGTGTGTAATCCGGATTCTGCTGCTTGACAAGAGCGGCAAGCCCCGCAATGTGCGGAGCTGCTTGGCTCGTGCCGTAGAAGCGGCCCTCAGGACTTTCACCCGAGCGATAGGCCGCTGTCTGTCCCCCGTCCACACCCACGATTTCCGGCTTGATCCTGCCGTCCGGCGTCGGACCTTGGCTGCTGAAGAACTCGATTGTGGAAGTGTCGCTGTATCGTGTAGCGCCGACGGCGAGCATGCCGGGGTTTTTGCTTTCTGCAGGGCTAGTTATGCTGTAGCTATTGGTATGATGCTCCAGTTCGCGAATTCTCCATGCCTGCATCTGAAGCCACTCGGGTCTCCTTGCGCCCCATTGATTGACTGTCAAGCAATACTCTCCGCCTTCCTCCGAAGCGTACACAAACAGCTCAAGCGGTATATGCTCTATATCGCCGAATTGGTTATCCGTACTGGATGCGACAGGAAAATTACCGGAGGATGTTACGCGGTTAAGCGTTAGGTCCAAGTCGCGGCTCGCGCCCATCCAGATGTCGCCCCAGCGTAGTTGGACTAGAATTACATCGCCCGGATCGAGAGTTATGTTATTGCACTCGTCACCCGATTCGAAGCTATGCACGTTATCTCCATCAGGATCGTTAAACGTGCCATACCATGTGTCAGTCGCGCTATTGCCAGCAGAGTTGACCCAGATAATACCGCCATCTACGGCAATATCCACCGTAGTGAGTGGCCCAGATGCGAAGGGTGATATGCCATCGCCACGACCATGCCATATCCAGGTAACCGAATGATTGATCACATCCACATCGTTGGCGACCATCCATTGCGTAGCAGATTGCAAGTCGCTCCAGGATCCTGGATTAGAAATGTAGTAGGTGGCGTCCGGCGCTATGTCGAACACAGCTTCGGTTACCGCTGTACCGTGCCGACTGTCATACTCGCAGTCTGACAGGTCCGATGTGTACATCCCGAGGTCGTGGTAGCACCTAGTCTGCACCGTTGCTGGCACTTCGCTTCCCATCAGGCTAGCGAAGCCCTCGAACCCAACGTCAATGATGCCGATTTTCACGCCGACTCCGGTGAAGCCTGCGGCGTTCCAAGCAGGTGCGCCGTGCAGCGCTGCACCCTCGCTGACGATGCTGCCTTGCAGCGCCTCCGGCGGGATCATGGTTCGGATGACGCCGACGCCGTCCTGCTCTGACGCTGCGCCTAGCAGCGATACGGGGACATACGCCTCGATGTAGTCGTCGCCGATGTTGCGCGGGGATGCCCCATTCTCTTCGAGCCAGTCGGCTATGCCTTCCGCGCTGCCCGATTCGACGAACAGCGTAACAGCGACCGATTCGCCGCTGTGCAGTGGCGCTTGCTCCGCCGCCGCCGCAAAGGACAGCGCGCCCACCGTGACCTGCTCGACCAGGCGGTTGAGGTTGGAATCGAGGTTCGGGTACGTCTGCGCCGCGCGCTCGTTGACGGGCGGCATGTCATCGACTGGCGTCAAGTTTCGGGCGTCGAAGTCGTTGGGTGGTTCGCTGCCCGGCTGGTCTGGCGGCGGTACGGGTGTTGGTGTGGGCGTGTCCGATGTCTGCGCGTGCGCGACACTGCCGTCGGGTTGCGGCGACAGCGGACCGCCAAACGCGCCGCTCGCCACGAGGACTATCGCGAGTGCGCCAATTACGATGGTTCCCAATAATAGGTTTCTTCGGCTCATAGCCTTGCTGCATTCCTTTCGCCAATGGGGACAGTATGAGAATACCGCCGCTGTGTCTATTCGAGCGTTGCCATTATATACTAATGGCTATACCAATGGCGGATTATACCACTCAACCTACCCATCCTGATAAGTACCTTAGTTGAACACTGCCCTGTCCGTCTCGTGCGCCTTAATAAAATCCCAGTCGTATTGGACGCCTAGCCCTGGGGCTTCAGGGATGTCCACGCAGCCGTTTTCGTCTATGGCGTCCATAGCGTCGCGGTAGTCGCACTTGAACTCGGGCGTGTTGATTAGCGGCAGCTTTGGGTGCAGCAAGCCCATCTCGTAGTAGTTCGTGTTGCGCATCGACGCCATCAGGTGCCGCCTGTCCGGACCGGCTACATGCAGTTCCACATCCAAACCGAAGCCCTCAGCGGCGTGCGCTATCTTCATCGTGCCGGTTATGCCGCCGTCGTAATCCGGGTCGGCGCGCACGAAGTCAGTCGCCTCTGCCTCGATGAAGTCCACATGCGACTCCAGCCCGCGCACGTGCTCCAACTGTAATATCGGCGTCTTCAGTATCTGCCGCAGCTTCCTGTGCGCGTGCATCGACACGCCGCCGTCCTTGAACGGGTCTTCGTACCAGAAGTAGTTGTACTCGTCGCACGCGCGCCCCAATTTCAGCGCGTCGCCGAATGTGTTGATAGCGCAGAACGGATCTAGCATCAGGTCCATCTTGCCGCCCACGCGCTTGCCGACTTCTTCCACGATGGCGATTTGCTCTTGTATCGGCGCGGACTGCCAGCCGTGAATCTTGAACGCGGGATAGCCCAAATCGAGACAGTACTCGGCGAAGTCCGCGTATGCTTCGGCGCAGTTCAGACCGCCCGGCACGGAGTCGCCGACATAGGTGCTGGCGTAGCAAGGCAGCTTCTTCTGCGACCCGCCGAGCAGTTCGTACACAGGCGCGTCGTGGTACTTGCCCGCGACATCCCACAGCGCGATGTCCATAACGCCTGTGCCCATTCGCCCGGACTGGCG
The sequence above is drawn from the Chloroflexota bacterium genome and encodes:
- a CDS encoding heme lyase CcmF/NrfE family subunit, with product MVDAGQLALVIAMVVTAYAALASFVGAWQRIPDLTASARYGFYSVPMLLFVSTAALVYAFVTRDFSVRYVAENSNLAMSHIYTWVAFYAGNAGSLLYLALVLAVVSAIAVLTIRKRLPHTTPYALGVMALILAFFLAIMLFLANPLERLPVTPPDGQGINPLLVHFGMFIHPPLQMAGLVLVAVPFSIAMGALAARRGGRDEWVDLGRLWGMVSWLVLTLGLLLGSWWAYTILGWGGYWAWDPVENSALMPWLAMTAFVHSIMVQKRRGMFRMWNMALIITAFTMAQMGMFINRGGPVPSVHSFAQSTMGWLFLAFMAGTLLISIAVFMWRYDSLRSRARLESFVSRESSFLGQNILFLTVAFVTLWGTIFPVFSEAADDTVITVGRPFFDRVNGPILLVIIALMGIGPLLPWRRSTTQSLIRALRAPVVTALLVVVALLIVGVRQPFALLGFAAVGLAVGGIASEWYRGTRSRHRRGEAYPVAFLNLLSGNRPRYGGYIVHIGISMLAVGVVASSFFSAQRDIVMLPGDVQAFGDYTFKYVGAVHTVHTDRAESIAAFDVWKGERFSGRMEAFRAFYPTFSIASTKGAIRSTPIEDFYIVPSEFGADDQAVFRVLINPMVWWMWASGPVLALGILVGLWPSRRPEPAVVRVPSGAQAARA
- a CDS encoding mandelate racemase, whose translation is MNSKPIITAIEIVQWQTELRDVQPEPTIGIPQYSPGSVIKRANHALRVHTDVGITGEYIGGSALDYTAIAGFARVLLGRNALQRENIYNDLKQAMRQSGRMGTGVMDIALWDVAGKYHDAPVYELLGGSQKKLPCYASTYVGDSVPGGLNCAEAYADFAEYCLDLGYPAFKIHGWQSAPIQEQIAIVEEVGKRVGGKMDLMLDPFCAINTFGDALKLGRACDEYNYFWYEDPFKDGGVSMHAHRKLRQILKTPILQLEHVRGLESHVDFIEAEATDFVRADPDYDGGITGTMKIAHAAEGFGLDVELHVAGPDRRHLMASMRNTNYYEMGLLHPKLPLINTPEFKCDYRDAMDAIDENGCVDIPEAPGLGVQYDWDFIKAHETDRAVFN
- a CDS encoding sortase, which produces MRTSQQHSDNTRRPVRRRNLTLGIAMVVVGALLLTIVSGYFAYATSARSQLGDLNYVVAAQSAQSTLANPSAPAGASFASSSSSSTMSSAPLLSNPVVAPAQGTTTGASVTTSSGSAAVNLPVNAGSQAGAVSPAQSSNHTGPTGPTSPASPANQEESTLPPSSYTALYPASHIHPKFWAQPLWAGGEPYVYNPDGGGSGLPDGFRAVSAVDDALLRGSGSATTRIAIPLIDVDSETKELSILNLGDSRAYETPKNLVGHIPQSPNPGERGNAWYFGHLESPIRGEGNVFQRLPEIPDLLRDGDDVFVELENEDGSIFLYKITRTEVLHQDELELYGADVAQLTLVACVPRLVYDHRIVVTAELVGIKYAPGVVH
- a CDS encoding cytochrome c-type biogenesis protein CcmH; translated protein: MFMGNSWLGIIIVMAAALFAVGCSNARADVPPAEQRAQALNRSIMCPVCPGESIDQSQVALAVQMRGIVDEKLSEGWTDEQVREFFVERYGPSVLLQPPTEGVSLAVWILPPMGVAAALAVFVLVVRNMRRKPDPDYDAGDMQSALSDDDLQAYYDRVELSVSDTNIDGQGRDEQGS
- a CDS encoding LysR family transcriptional regulator, yielding MTTWFYILAEVYQQMEIRELRSFSTAARLRSISRAARELGLGQPTVTTHIKKLEEELNMTLFDRVKRPIQLTLAGQRLADIVTPLVEGIDALPTMTALAEEEGPVHIASTPDIIPHTLLRVVRVFLNRYPRVHLRVRSGTRTEVLQMVESGDVDLGVVQHAEKSESLEFQGLFLYERVLITPLDHPLMREPLQSLEQIAGSPLILMGRGTHTRQILEEEFKRRGVDYDIIVELDSMDMIKRYVELGMGISVGPRLSIEPDDSQRVGVISLANFLPVDQAGIVTLKGKTVSTPTRNFIAVMQDVLSPAGSHR
- a CDS encoding S8 family serine peptidase, with protein sequence MSRRNLLLGTIVIGALAIVLVASGAFGGPLSPQPDGSVAHAQTSDTPTPTPVPPPDQPGSEPPNDFDARNLTPVDDMPPVNERAAQTYPNLDSNLNRLVEQVTVGALSFAAAAEQAPLHSGESVAVTLFVESGSAEGIADWLEENGASPRNIGDDYIEAYVPVSLLGAASEQDGVGVIRTMIPPEALQGSIVSEGAALHGAPAWNAAGFTGVGVKIGIIDVGFEGFASLMGSEVPATVQTRCYHDLGMYTSDLSDCEYDSRHGTAVTEAVFDIAPDATYYISNPGSWSDLQSATQWMVANDVDVINHSVTWIWHGRGDGISPFASGPLTTVDIAVDGGIIWVNSAGNSATDTWYGTFNDPDGDNVHSFESGDECNNITLDPGDVILVQLRWGDIWMGASRDLDLTLNRVTSSGNFPVASSTDNQFGDIEHIPLELFVYASEEGGEYCLTVNQWGARRPEWLQMQAWRIRELEHHTNSYSITSPAESKNPGMLAVGATRYSDTSTIEFFSSQGPTPDGRIKPEIVGVDGGQTAAYRSGESPEGRFYGTSQAAPHIAGLAALVKQQNPDYTPAQIADYLKSNAEARGSVPNNTWGYGFAKLPSDVTSIIPTPTSTPTATPIPDDVCIAALTGPATIDGSWTADCLSSTAAPGGEGDRYARFYTFTLTGNTVVDVTLESEINTYLYIRSGHGPDGAIVEDGGSSTISELSQELAAGDYTIEATTYNPNEGGDFTLTVQMEGTVTPTPTPPATPTPIPTPTPPAPPAPDIKEAACNADDLSHIGDYETVVEYGPFTYRSNYYGIVQEYLIRLEATTSDVAIVCIATRYDIVDNARWHGLNYSTALSEFGTIVDGNINDHEQAFIANQIGHDMLGLHVDYLSSGEERKLTDARFIDARNLTVALVRFIHPGADEYPDIEGPAGVARTIANRLFSAVGANSWGRQAFDAAEALK